One window of Staphylococcus chromogenes genomic DNA carries:
- the merA gene encoding hypothiocyanous acid reductase MerA, whose amino-acid sequence MKNYDIVIIGFGKAGKTLAKTAASQGKTVAMIEQSPKMYGGTCINIGCIPSKTLIHASETLDFNAAMVRKTAVVEALNNKNYHNLADEKNIDVYDAKGQFQTEHEIALIHENDEVTTIRGEIIVINTGATPVIPSIQGVDTSHFIYDSTGIMALSTQPKRLVIIGGGYIALEFASLFASFGTEVTVLERHDKVLAKEDEVIAEQVIHDLEEKGVQIVTNADTQSIKDQDNEAIVETSEGTFHTDAILLAAGRTPNTDLALENVGIALGDKGEIPVNEHLQTTVPHIYAVGDVKGGAQFTYVSLDDFRIVRDHLFGDGKRTTHNRGEIPYTVFIDPPLSRIGLTAIEAKEQGYEIKEGVLPVNQIPRHKINADARGLFKVVVDAKSHLILGASLYGAHSEEMINFIHLAMKQQTTYDVVRDMIYTHPTMMESFNDLFNI is encoded by the coding sequence ATGAAAAACTACGATATTGTCATTATAGGATTTGGGAAGGCAGGGAAAACCCTTGCGAAAACCGCAGCAAGCCAAGGCAAAACAGTGGCGATGATTGAACAATCTCCTAAAATGTACGGCGGAACATGTATAAATATTGGATGTATTCCTTCAAAAACGTTAATTCATGCGAGTGAGACGCTAGATTTTAATGCGGCAATGGTACGTAAGACAGCGGTTGTCGAAGCGCTGAACAATAAAAATTATCATAACCTTGCTGATGAAAAAAACATTGATGTGTACGATGCGAAAGGTCAATTTCAAACCGAACATGAAATCGCGCTCATACATGAAAATGATGAAGTGACGACGATTCGTGGAGAAATTATTGTCATTAATACGGGTGCAACACCAGTCATCCCTTCGATTCAAGGTGTTGACACTTCTCACTTTATTTATGATTCTACAGGGATTATGGCACTTTCAACACAACCAAAACGTTTAGTGATTATTGGTGGGGGATACATTGCGCTAGAATTTGCCTCACTTTTCGCAAGCTTTGGTACAGAAGTGACGGTCCTAGAACGTCATGACAAAGTGCTCGCCAAAGAAGATGAAGTTATTGCTGAACAAGTGATTCATGATTTAGAAGAGAAAGGTGTACAAATCGTGACTAATGCTGACACGCAAAGCATCAAGGATCAAGACAATGAAGCCATTGTGGAAACTTCTGAAGGAACTTTCCATACTGATGCGATTTTACTTGCGGCAGGCAGAACACCGAATACAGATCTTGCTTTAGAAAACGTCGGCATTGCACTCGGAGACAAAGGTGAAATTCCAGTGAATGAACACCTACAAACAACAGTGCCCCACATTTATGCGGTGGGAGATGTTAAAGGAGGCGCTCAATTCACGTATGTCTCATTAGACGATTTCCGAATTGTGCGTGATCATCTGTTCGGTGACGGAAAACGGACAACCCACAATCGTGGTGAGATTCCTTATACGGTTTTTATTGATCCACCGCTCTCACGTATCGGCTTAACAGCCATAGAAGCAAAAGAACAAGGCTATGAGATTAAAGAAGGCGTTCTTCCAGTCAATCAAATTCCACGTCACAAAATTAACGCCGATGCCCGTGGCCTCTTCAAAGTGGTGGTCGATGCCAAATCACACCTTATTTTAGGGGCATCCCTTTACGGCGCACATTCTGAAGAAATGATTAACTTCATTCACCTTGCCATGAAGCAACAAACAACGTATGATGTTGTGCGGGATATGATTTATACGCATCCAACGATGATGGAATCGTTTAACGATTTGTTTAATATATAA
- a CDS encoding sulfite exporter TauE/SafE family protein, which produces MTYEIILLFAIGAVGGFISGLVGIGGAIIIYPAILLIPPLFGFSSMSPYLASGLTSAQVFFSTLSGAYSAKKKPEFSSHLVLNMGSGMFLGSIIGASMANALNATFVNTVYIIIAILALLLLFFKVTPKPQKSNFNPILLIGIGLVIGTLSGIVGAGGAFIITPILLAVFKLPMNTVVANSIVIAFISSIGAFAMKAFQGHIPLDLAIAIILGSIIFAPIGLRIGRRISSSIQKGIISFLIIIAIIQLIF; this is translated from the coding sequence ATGACTTACGAAATCATTTTACTCTTTGCTATTGGCGCTGTAGGTGGTTTTATTTCAGGCCTAGTTGGAATAGGTGGGGCCATCATTATTTATCCGGCTATACTTCTTATTCCTCCACTATTTGGGTTTTCGAGTATGAGTCCTTACCTTGCCTCAGGATTGACTTCAGCTCAAGTATTTTTCAGCACATTAAGTGGCGCTTATTCTGCAAAAAAGAAACCTGAATTTTCATCTCATCTCGTTTTAAATATGGGTTCAGGAATGTTTTTAGGAAGTATAATAGGCGCTTCGATGGCCAACGCTTTAAACGCCACTTTTGTGAATACTGTTTATATTATCATCGCTATACTGGCTTTACTCTTACTATTTTTTAAAGTCACTCCAAAGCCACAAAAATCTAATTTTAACCCTATTTTACTCATAGGGATTGGCTTAGTGATAGGTACATTATCTGGTATTGTAGGTGCTGGAGGAGCATTCATTATTACCCCCATACTTCTAGCCGTATTTAAATTACCAATGAATACAGTGGTTGCTAATAGTATTGTTATCGCCTTTATTTCATCAATTGGGGCTTTTGCGATGAAAGCTTTCCAAGGCCACATCCCTCTAGATTTAGCTATAGCTATTATTCTAGGAAGTATTATTTTTGCACCGATAGGCCTTAGAATCGGTCGCCGAATCTCAAGTTCTATTCAAAAAGGGATTATTAGTTTCTTGATTATTATCGCTATTATTCAACTGATTTTTTAA
- the cstR gene encoding persulfide-sensing transcriptional repressor CstR, with product MEYDKKLVNRIKRVQGQLNGVIKMMEEDKDCKDIVTQLSASKGSIQRLISIIISENLIECVKQAEENDADAQQLINEAVELLVKAK from the coding sequence ATGGAATATGATAAAAAATTAGTCAATCGAATTAAACGTGTACAAGGGCAATTAAACGGAGTCATTAAAATGATGGAAGAGGATAAGGACTGCAAAGATATTGTCACACAATTGAGTGCATCGAAAGGTTCTATTCAAAGATTAATTAGTATTATTATTAGTGAAAACTTAATAGAATGTGTGAAACAAGCTGAGGAAAATGATGCAGACGCTCAACAACTTATAAATGAAGCTGTTGAGTTACTCGTGAAAGCTAAATAA
- a CDS encoding DsrE/DsrF/DrsH-like family protein, whose translation MTSFKTKLITEFYQSELEKLGEQQQLIDVRTKEEYEIGHINGALLYPVQQIETFDLPKDRTYYIHCKSGGRSRKAAEVLSAKGYNVVNLDGGFDAIKGQLSNVETPMIRKNISHSDELKENRIKRDYSGLQCPGPIVEINKEMNQMGEGEQLEVSVTDFGFKQDVQSWVKQRGYHLVMLEENVDHIHAVIEKTKEEDMSVTHRDNGTTIVLFSGELDKAIAALIIANGAKAAGRDVSIFFTFWGLNALKKINQVPVKKKGIAKMFDMMLPSKPEYMPISKMNMLGLGNLMMRYVMKKKNVETLPTLLEKAVEQDVKLIACTMSMDVMGISTEELREDVTYGGVGAYIGDTENARHNLFI comes from the coding sequence ATGACAAGTTTTAAAACGAAACTCATTACGGAATTTTATCAAAGTGAATTAGAAAAGTTAGGGGAACAACAACAATTAATAGATGTAAGAACAAAAGAAGAATATGAAATTGGACATATTAACGGAGCGCTTTTATATCCTGTACAACAAATAGAAACGTTTGATTTACCTAAAGACCGTACGTACTATATTCATTGTAAAAGCGGGGGGAGAAGTCGAAAAGCAGCAGAGGTATTATCGGCAAAGGGTTACAACGTTGTAAATTTAGATGGGGGATTTGATGCGATAAAAGGGCAACTTTCAAATGTTGAGACACCTATGATACGTAAAAATATTTCTCATAGTGATGAATTGAAAGAAAATCGTATTAAACGTGATTATAGTGGTTTACAATGTCCGGGGCCTATTGTCGAAATCAATAAAGAAATGAATCAAATGGGCGAAGGAGAACAACTTGAAGTTTCGGTCACTGATTTTGGATTTAAACAAGACGTGCAAAGTTGGGTGAAACAAAGAGGCTATCATCTTGTCATGTTAGAAGAAAATGTGGATCACATTCATGCGGTTATTGAAAAAACAAAAGAAGAAGACATGAGTGTCACACATAGAGACAATGGAACAACAATTGTTTTATTCAGTGGTGAGTTGGATAAGGCTATTGCTGCACTCATTATTGCGAATGGCGCAAAGGCTGCAGGACGGGACGTTAGCATTTTCTTTACGTTTTGGGGACTTAATGCGCTCAAAAAAATCAATCAAGTTCCAGTAAAGAAAAAAGGTATCGCAAAAATGTTCGACATGATGTTGCCAAGTAAACCTGAATACATGCCAATTTCAAAAATGAATATGTTGGGTTTAGGTAACTTAATGATGCGCTACGTCATGAAAAAGAAAAATGTCGAAACATTACCTACATTACTCGAAAAAGCGGTCGAACAAGATGTAAAGCTTATTGCTTGTACAATGAGTATGGATGTGATGGGCATTTCAACAGAAGAACTTAGAGAAGATGTAACTTATGGTGGTGTCGGTGCCTATATTGGAGACACTGAAAACGCACGACATAATCTATTTATTTAG
- the cstB gene encoding persulfide dioxygenase-sulfurtransferase CstB, whose amino-acid sequence MYFKQFYNDHLSQASYLIGCQRTGEAMIIDPIRDLTQYVEVAEKEGFTITQAAETHIHADYASGIREVAQRLGATIYVSKEGEESLGYRNMPKQTQFVGHKDKIKVGNIELEVLHTPGHTPESISLLLTDIGGGASIPMGLFSGDFLFVGDIGRPDLLEKAVQVAGSTEKGAKQMYESVQMIKNYPDYIQIWPGHGAGSPCGKALGAIPMSTLGYEKINNWAFQIEDEAAFIESLTTDQPAPPKHFAKMKQINQFGMEDYQPYQVYMSQDDETLAFDLRSKEAYHGGHQFGTMNIPYDKNFINQIGWYLNYNEDIQLIGDKPTVDAAVHTLQLIGYDRVKSYKKPSFEVKTKSIHSYEVTGEEEHVLDVRNDKEWAAGHLSQAQHLAHGQLLETTVPFAKDAPLYVHCQSGVRSSIAVGILEKQGFKNIINVREGYQAIPDKAKRV is encoded by the coding sequence ATGTATTTTAAACAATTTTACAATGACCATTTATCACAAGCATCTTATTTAATCGGGTGTCAACGCACGGGTGAAGCAATGATTATTGATCCGATTCGTGATTTAACGCAGTATGTTGAAGTTGCTGAAAAAGAAGGGTTTACCATTACACAGGCTGCAGAGACACATATTCATGCGGATTATGCCTCTGGTATTCGTGAGGTTGCTCAACGCTTAGGGGCAACGATTTATGTTTCAAAAGAAGGAGAGGAAAGTTTAGGATATCGAAACATGCCTAAACAAACACAATTTGTAGGGCATAAAGATAAGATAAAGGTTGGAAATATTGAGTTAGAAGTTTTACACACACCTGGTCATACCCCAGAGAGCATCAGTCTATTGTTAACTGATATTGGAGGAGGAGCCTCTATACCAATGGGACTTTTCAGTGGAGATTTTCTTTTTGTGGGTGATATAGGTCGTCCGGATTTACTTGAAAAAGCCGTACAAGTGGCAGGATCTACAGAAAAAGGCGCTAAACAAATGTATGAGTCGGTTCAAATGATAAAAAATTATCCTGACTATATTCAAATTTGGCCAGGTCATGGCGCTGGAAGTCCATGTGGAAAAGCGCTAGGCGCGATTCCTATGTCAACATTAGGCTATGAAAAAATAAATAATTGGGCTTTTCAAATAGAAGATGAAGCCGCATTCATCGAATCATTAACGACAGACCAACCTGCACCTCCAAAACATTTTGCCAAAATGAAGCAAATTAATCAATTTGGAATGGAGGATTACCAACCTTATCAAGTTTATATGAGTCAAGATGATGAAACATTGGCTTTTGATTTACGTTCAAAAGAAGCTTACCATGGTGGCCATCAATTTGGAACGATGAATATTCCATATGATAAAAATTTCATTAACCAAATCGGATGGTATTTAAATTACAATGAAGACATTCAACTTATTGGAGATAAACCAACAGTTGATGCAGCAGTACACACGCTTCAACTAATTGGATATGATCGTGTTAAAAGTTATAAAAAACCTTCATTTGAAGTCAAGACAAAATCGATACACAGTTATGAAGTAACTGGGGAAGAAGAGCATGTCTTAGATGTTCGTAACGATAAAGAGTGGGCAGCGGGTCATTTAAGTCAAGCGCAACATTTAGCACATGGTCAACTTTTAGAAACGACAGTTCCGTTTGCGAAAGATGCCCCTTTATATGTCCATTGTCAATCAGGCGTAAGAAGCTCAATAGCAGTTGGAATACTAGAAAAGCAAGGATTTAAAAACATTATTAATGTGCGTGAAGGTTACCAAGCTATTCCAGATAAAGCGAAACGCGTATAA
- a CDS encoding LacI family DNA-binding transcriptional regulator, giving the protein MATIKEVAHYAKVSVATVSRAINGNGYVKQETRDKIEAAIQALNYQPNEVARSLNMKKSKLIGLLLPDMSNPFFTLVARGVEDMAMARGYHIMIGNGAMDETKELNYLSMFKVNQCSGVIASQLSTPHAFEQLHALQSPCVLIDRAAEGDTCVEADHVQGGTLQAETILQGNATSVLLLYQNLDYTSFRARFDAAKKVLEEANVSVVTQLEGALTEKLLERYIDTYTIDSIICSNDVMAFKVMQWLYTLNIKVPEEVQVVGYDDIPFATMFIPTLTTVRQPAYELGQQATQQLIDELEGRVAPTSTILEVDMVHRASTRRS; this is encoded by the coding sequence GTGGCAACGATTAAAGAAGTGGCGCATTACGCCAAAGTGTCTGTAGCGACGGTCTCACGGGCAATTAATGGAAATGGTTATGTGAAACAAGAGACACGTGACAAAATTGAGGCTGCGATTCAAGCTTTAAACTATCAACCGAATGAAGTGGCACGTTCACTGAATATGAAAAAATCAAAACTTATTGGCTTATTGTTGCCAGATATGAGCAATCCTTTTTTTACACTTGTCGCGCGTGGGGTGGAAGATATGGCGATGGCACGAGGATATCATATTATGATTGGCAACGGTGCGATGGATGAAACGAAAGAATTAAATTATTTGTCTATGTTCAAAGTCAATCAATGTAGTGGAGTCATCGCTTCACAACTGTCGACGCCGCACGCTTTTGAACAATTACATGCGCTCCAATCTCCATGTGTTCTTATTGACCGAGCGGCCGAAGGAGATACATGTGTTGAAGCGGACCATGTGCAAGGGGGCACACTTCAAGCTGAAACAATCCTACAGGGCAACGCGACTTCTGTATTACTGCTCTATCAAAACTTAGATTATACGTCCTTTCGTGCACGGTTCGATGCAGCAAAAAAAGTGCTAGAAGAAGCAAATGTGTCGGTGGTAACCCAATTAGAAGGCGCCTTGACAGAAAAATTACTGGAACGCTACATCGACACCTATACTATCGATAGTATTATTTGTAGTAATGACGTGATGGCGTTTAAAGTCATGCAGTGGTTGTACACCCTCAATATCAAGGTGCCAGAAGAGGTGCAAGTGGTGGGCTATGATGACATTCCATTTGCAACAATGTTTATTCCGACATTAACGACAGTTCGCCAACCGGCTTATGAACTGGGCCAACAAGCGACACAACAATTAATCGATGAACTTGAAGGACGTGTAGCGCCAACGTCTACTATTTTAGAAGTCGACATGGTGCATCGTGCATCAACAAGGAGGTCATAA
- the rbsK gene encoding ribokinase → MKKIYVIGSVSMDLVVETNVVPQKGETVLGESFFTAPGGKGANQAVAAARLGENVHMIGRIGDDDFGQEIVQNFQRNGVDVTHLKVVPNMPSGTAHITLADHDNSIIVVPSANHEVTYANIKAQLAELQSGDIVLIQQEIPAETVEQVLAYCHQHHITSILNPAPYREVSDAVIAHADYITPNETESEALFKGDLEKALERYPNKLIVTIGDKGARYFNGEDHITVKGYTREVKDTTGAGDTFNGALAVGLQKEWPLEKAIALANLAASVSVTGMGAQGGMPTWDEIRGELDV, encoded by the coding sequence ATGAAAAAAATATATGTCATCGGTAGTGTTTCTATGGATTTAGTGGTTGAAACAAACGTCGTGCCTCAAAAGGGCGAGACAGTCTTAGGGGAATCCTTTTTTACCGCGCCTGGGGGTAAAGGGGCGAACCAAGCGGTGGCTGCTGCCCGTTTAGGAGAAAATGTTCATATGATTGGACGCATCGGCGATGATGATTTTGGCCAAGAGATTGTTCAAAATTTCCAACGTAACGGTGTGGACGTTACCCATTTGAAAGTCGTGCCAAATATGCCATCCGGGACAGCGCATATTACGTTAGCAGACCACGACAACAGCATTATTGTCGTCCCTTCAGCGAATCATGAAGTGACCTATGCGAACATAAAAGCGCAACTTGCAGAACTGCAGTCTGGCGATATTGTGTTAATTCAGCAAGAAATTCCAGCAGAAACAGTCGAGCAAGTGTTGGCGTATTGTCACCAACACCACATCACGTCTATTTTAAACCCAGCACCGTATCGGGAAGTCAGTGACGCGGTGATTGCGCATGCGGATTATATTACGCCGAATGAAACAGAAAGTGAGGCCCTTTTTAAAGGAGATCTCGAAAAAGCTTTAGAACGTTACCCTAATAAATTGATTGTCACGATTGGCGACAAAGGGGCGCGTTACTTTAACGGAGAAGACCATATTACAGTAAAAGGCTATACACGCGAAGTCAAAGATACTACTGGGGCAGGGGATACGTTTAACGGTGCACTTGCTGTCGGCTTACAAAAAGAGTGGCCGCTAGAAAAAGCCATCGCGCTAGCAAACCTTGCTGCAAGTGTTTCAGTGACGGGCATGGGTGCACAAGGCGGCATGCCAACGTGGGACGAGATTAGAGGTGAACTCGATGTATAA
- the rbsD gene encoding D-ribose pyranase, with the protein MYKTGILNSDISTVLSQLGHTDCIMIADCGLPIPEGVKRIDLALKFGEPSFMDVYTEISKHMAIASATMAKEMQYHNNLLFENLKEDFSDFKTVSHNELKRQSHNVKAIIRTGEATPYANIILQSDVLF; encoded by the coding sequence ATGTATAAAACAGGCATTTTAAACAGTGACATTTCCACGGTGCTCAGCCAACTGGGTCATACGGATTGTATTATGATTGCGGATTGTGGGTTACCTATTCCAGAAGGGGTCAAGCGCATTGACCTTGCGTTAAAGTTTGGCGAACCGTCATTTATGGACGTTTACACCGAAATTTCAAAACATATGGCCATCGCCTCAGCAACGATGGCTAAAGAGATGCAATACCATAATAATTTGTTATTTGAAAATCTTAAAGAGGACTTTTCAGATTTCAAGACCGTCTCCCATAATGAATTGAAACGCCAATCTCACAATGTCAAAGCGATTATTCGGACTGGAGAAGCGACCCCATACGCTAACATCATTTTACAGAGCGATGTCTTATTTTAG
- a CDS encoding sugar ABC transporter ATP-binding protein, protein MITMRQIHKAFGENKVLQGVDFTLRRGTVHALMGENGAGKSTLMKILVGIHQKDRGDILISEESKVFNNPKEAERAGFVFIHQELNIWPELTVLENMFIGKEIKNKWGLLKTAEMEKQAKAIFEKLNFHIPLHKTAKHCSIGEQQMIEIAKALMTEAKVIIMDEPTATLTETEITELFKMIRHLKKQGVAFVYISHRMAEIFEISDEITVMRDGQTVFYKPTQETAYNDIVRAMVGRDLEDQYPDRHYEPQDIILNVSHLTNPQHQIKDVAFDLRRGEILGVSGLMGAGRTEMMRSLFGLDKGTHHIEINGEKVSIKTAEDAMKHGLALITENRKDEGLILDFSIRDNMVLPSLKSFSKYGFVKEKESNQFVDRMRDRLNIKTPHQQPAGTLSGGNQQKVVLAKWIGTAPRIIIFDEPTRGIDVGAKREIYQLMNELTERGVSIIMISSELPEVIGMSDRVMVVHEGRIAGHLTGEDMTEEKIMTLATGGTLHENINR, encoded by the coding sequence ATGATTACGATGCGTCAAATTCATAAAGCCTTTGGCGAAAACAAAGTGTTACAAGGCGTCGATTTTACTCTCCGACGAGGTACTGTCCACGCCTTAATGGGCGAAAACGGTGCAGGTAAATCGACACTGATGAAAATTTTAGTAGGGATTCATCAAAAAGATCGAGGGGACATTCTCATCTCAGAGGAATCCAAAGTATTCAATAATCCGAAAGAAGCCGAACGCGCTGGATTTGTTTTTATCCATCAAGAATTAAACATTTGGCCTGAATTAACTGTTTTAGAAAATATGTTCATCGGTAAAGAAATTAAAAACAAATGGGGCCTCTTGAAAACAGCAGAAATGGAAAAACAAGCGAAGGCTATTTTTGAAAAATTAAATTTCCATATTCCGCTTCATAAAACAGCCAAACATTGTTCTATCGGGGAACAACAAATGATTGAAATCGCCAAAGCCCTCATGACTGAGGCGAAAGTCATTATTATGGATGAGCCCACTGCAACTTTAACAGAAACAGAAATTACAGAATTGTTCAAAATGATACGCCATTTGAAAAAACAAGGTGTAGCGTTCGTCTACATTTCACATCGGATGGCGGAAATTTTTGAAATATCGGATGAAATTACGGTGATGCGTGATGGGCAAACCGTTTTTTATAAACCAACACAAGAAACCGCTTACAATGACATCGTGCGCGCCATGGTCGGCAGAGATTTAGAAGATCAATACCCGGACCGCCATTATGAACCGCAAGATATCATTTTAAACGTGTCACACCTCACCAATCCTCAACATCAGATTAAGGATGTCGCATTTGATTTAAGACGCGGAGAAATTTTAGGTGTCAGTGGTCTGATGGGCGCTGGGCGTACTGAAATGATGCGCAGTCTGTTTGGCTTAGATAAGGGAACGCATCATATTGAAATCAATGGAGAAAAAGTGTCTATTAAAACAGCCGAAGATGCCATGAAACATGGGCTCGCACTGATTACAGAAAATCGAAAAGATGAAGGGCTCATTTTAGATTTTTCAATTCGTGACAATATGGTGTTGCCCTCCTTAAAAAGCTTTTCAAAATACGGCTTTGTGAAAGAAAAAGAGTCCAATCAATTTGTCGATCGCATGCGAGACCGCCTAAATATAAAAACACCGCATCAGCAACCTGCGGGCACTTTATCAGGAGGCAACCAACAAAAAGTCGTGCTCGCGAAATGGATAGGTACCGCCCCGCGTATCATTATTTTTGATGAACCGACGCGCGGCATTGATGTAGGGGCGAAACGTGAAATTTATCAGCTGATGAATGAATTGACCGAACGTGGTGTCTCTATCATTATGATTTCCTCAGAACTGCCAGAAGTGATTGGGATGAGTGACCGTGTCATGGTTGTTCATGAAGGGCGCATTGCCGGTCATTTGACGGGAGAGGATATGACAGAAGAAAAAATTATGACACTGGCGACAGGAGGAACATTACATGAAAACATTAACCGCTAA
- a CDS encoding ABC transporter permease subunit, with product MKTLTAKTSLFEKLIPFVGLILLIVMISVLNPAFLDLSNLLNLLRQVSINGLIAFGMTFVILTGGIDLSVGSILALSSAFIALMITSGVDPIIAIIIGVLIGFVLGVVNGIFVTKGNMAPFIATLATMTIFRGLTLVVTDGNPITNLGDNYLFQLFGKGYFFGIPVPAVTMTLVFIALFIILHKTTFGRHTYAIGGNEIAAKISGIKVNRVKILIYGISGFMAALAGAILTSRLNSAQPTAGTAYELDAIAAVVLGGTSLTGGKGRIVGTLIGVLIIGVLNNGLNLLGVSSFYQQVVKGVVILIAVLIDRKK from the coding sequence ATGAAAACATTAACCGCTAAAACATCTTTATTTGAAAAGCTGATTCCATTCGTAGGACTCATCTTATTGATTGTGATGATTAGTGTGCTGAATCCAGCATTTTTAGATTTATCGAATTTACTCAATTTATTAAGACAAGTGTCAATTAATGGGCTGATTGCGTTTGGGATGACGTTTGTCATTTTAACCGGTGGCATTGATTTATCCGTGGGGTCTATTTTAGCGCTTTCGTCGGCATTTATCGCATTAATGATTACGAGTGGGGTTGACCCAATCATTGCCATTATCATCGGCGTACTGATTGGCTTTGTTCTAGGTGTAGTCAACGGAATTTTTGTCACAAAAGGCAACATGGCACCATTTATCGCAACACTAGCGACGATGACCATCTTCCGTGGACTGACACTTGTCGTGACGGATGGGAACCCGATTACGAATTTAGGGGACAATTACTTATTCCAACTCTTTGGTAAAGGTTATTTCTTTGGTATTCCAGTGCCAGCCGTTACGATGACCCTTGTTTTTATCGCTTTGTTTATCATTTTACATAAAACAACTTTTGGACGCCATACGTATGCGATTGGTGGCAACGAAATCGCAGCTAAAATTTCAGGTATTAAAGTGAATCGCGTCAAAATTTTGATTTATGGGATTTCAGGATTTATGGCTGCATTAGCCGGCGCCATTTTAACTTCACGACTGAACTCTGCACAACCGACAGCAGGAACGGCCTATGAACTCGATGCCATTGCGGCCGTGGTATTAGGTGGAACGTCACTTACAGGCGGTAAAGGGCGCATTGTGGGTACATTGATAGGGGTGCTTATCATTGGTGTGTTAAACAATGGGTTGAATTTACTCGGTGTGTCTTCGTTTTATCAACAAGTCGTTAAAGGGGTCGTTATTTTAATAGCGGTGCTCATCGATCGAAAAAAATAA
- a CDS encoding D-ribose ABC transporter substrate-binding protein: protein MKKTIVIFLACLLLLAGCSLESPVKKDKSGKTNKNKSDITIGVSISTLNNPFFVTIKDNIEKEAKKQGMQVKVVDARDDSAKQTNDIEDLVQQQVDYLIVNPTDSSAISSAVQSANNEGIPVITLDRSVDKGEVASFIASDNVEGGKMGGKFIVDKVGEQAKVAELEGVPGASATRERGKGFHEIADKDLNIVSKQSAKFDRAEGLNVTQNMIQAHPDIKAIFAHNDEMALGAIEAIGDKDIVVVGFDGNEDAMKAIKNHQLDATVAQQPQLMGKEAVQTVLKLMDGKKVEKAIKIPLKLETAK from the coding sequence ATGAAAAAAACTATCGTCATCTTTTTGGCATGTCTTTTGCTATTAGCGGGATGTTCCTTAGAATCACCCGTCAAAAAAGACAAAAGTGGCAAAACGAATAAAAACAAATCTGACATCACAATAGGTGTAAGTATTTCCACATTAAATAACCCATTTTTTGTGACAATCAAAGATAATATTGAAAAAGAAGCCAAAAAGCAAGGCATGCAAGTAAAAGTCGTTGATGCACGGGATGATTCCGCAAAACAAACGAATGACATCGAAGATCTTGTGCAACAACAGGTCGATTATTTAATTGTCAATCCGACTGATTCAAGTGCGATTTCCAGTGCCGTCCAATCTGCGAATAACGAGGGCATTCCTGTCATTACGTTAGACCGTTCGGTAGATAAAGGCGAAGTAGCTTCATTTATTGCCTCAGATAATGTTGAAGGCGGTAAAATGGGCGGTAAGTTTATAGTTGATAAAGTTGGGGAACAAGCGAAAGTCGCCGAGCTTGAAGGGGTGCCAGGAGCGAGTGCGACACGCGAACGAGGCAAAGGCTTCCATGAGATTGCCGATAAAGATTTAAATATTGTCTCTAAACAAAGTGCCAAATTTGATCGTGCAGAAGGGTTAAATGTGACACAAAATATGATTCAAGCGCATCCGGATATTAAAGCGATTTTTGCGCATAACGATGAAATGGCATTAGGCGCAATTGAAGCGATTGGAGATAAAGACATTGTCGTAGTGGGCTTTGATGGTAATGAAGATGCGATGAAAGCCATTAAAAATCATCAACTCGATGCGACCGTGGCCCAACAACCGCAATTGATGGGGAAAGAAGCGGTGCAGACCGTATTGAAATTAATGGACGGGAAAAAAGTAGAAAAAGCCATTAAAATCCCATTGAAACTTGAAACAGCGAAATAA